The Megalobrama amblycephala isolate DHTTF-2021 linkage group LG1, ASM1881202v1, whole genome shotgun sequence genome segment CCCCAAAAGCGAGATTCTTTCTTTGTtctttcatttcagagctgatggaagtgaaggaggagagtgaagaactgagtgaagtggaggagaaacatcatgacaaacctggagaaaaacctttgagtcgctcaaagactttcacctgcactcagtgtggaaagagtttagCACGAAAAACAAATCTTAAACATCACATgttgatccacactggagagaagccgttcacgtGTGTTCAATGTGGAAAGGGTTTCATAAAGAAATATCATCTTGATGTTCACGTtagagttcatacaggagagaagccgttcacatgtgatgaGTGCGGGAAGAGCTTCACTCAATCTTCACAGCTTCAAtaccacatgagagttcacactggagagagaccGTTCTCGTGTGATCcgtgtgggaagagcttcactCGATCTGAACTGCTTAAAGGACACATGAGCATCCACACCGGAGAGaggccgttcacatgtgatcaatgcaGCAAAACATTTCCTCTGGCATCTGCCCTACATAAGCACATGAAAGTTCATACGGACgtgaagccacattcatgttttgtgtgtggaaagagatttTTAACGCGCATTCATGttttgtgtgtggaaagagatttTTAACGCGGTCTAATTTACGTATACATCAGAAAACTCATActtatggagtcaaattaatgccttaaagttttgcacaaaaataaagttttgcaaaacaaaaaaaagaattgagcaataaaaaaatgttttgcaaacaaaaataaagaattgcaaaggaaaaataaagtattgagcagaaaaaaaataagttttgcaagcaaaaataataaattgcaaaataaaataacgtagtgcaaaaataaaaatataatcaattacaaaaatcaatgacagctgtaatcctattttatctttgccacatatttttcatgctcaaacctactaaatcatttgcaacgctcattttattctgcgtttcaatcaagcgtgcgctcacaaTACCGGTTttctttgcgctgcacttttctttgcggttctctttatggcactggtttgacgtgggggtggagtcaagaaacgggggcacgcccccgcgaaacacgtcatcgacaggagacgcagatcgcaacagaacagatcaagcatagagacagagcgcatttattataatctgaaaaccatgcccaccgggggaaaaacaatccaaccgggGAAAaatcaatccaaccgtctccattgactttgtaatgcatgatgctgcctccttgtcttttctgactcattacaaaaacagaacaatgcctaaaagctgctgtgtgacaagatgtacagctaacaagctaaaaaacccagaaataagtttttataagctgtcgaccccaaaaaacgaatgtttaaggacacaaaagtggatacaggcagtgagacagagcacaacaggtcatattactataagaaatgcattggagggggtcgtaattggcgacaacatatgctaaacaaaccaacaaaaacaaaccattcattatttttaaccatgtcaaagaattatttcacctgtcgctgattacgttcccctccaatgcatttcgcggggcgtgcccccgtttcttgactccacccccacgtcaaaccagtgccataaagagatccgcacagaaaagtgcagcgcaaaagaaaaccggtatcgtgagcgcacgcttgactgaaacgcagaataaaatgagcgttgcaaatgatttagtaggtttgagcatgaaaaatctttggcaaagataaaataggattacagctgtcattgatttttgtaattgattatatttttatttttgcactactttattttattttgcaatttattatttttgtttgcaaaacttatttttttctgctcaatactttatttttcctttgcaattctttatttttgtttgcaaaacatttttttattgctcaattcttttttgtgttttgcaaaactttatttttgtgcaaaactttaaggcattaatttgactccatacatACTGGTGTAAGAGATCAAGTGTGCTTCGAGTGTGGGAAGACTTTTACTTCAGGAAGCTATACAAAACAGCACCAGagaatccacactggagaaaaaccttacaagtgttcgcagtgtgacaagagattcgGTCGATCAggacatctgaaaacacatgagaagatccacagcagagagaagccgtGCAGAAGGAGCTTTGAGTATATGATTGACTGAAGGTGTATTCTTTGAGTTGGATAaagtaaaattattttcttgttttcaggaaaaataagttaaaattaagtgagtttttccttaaaacaaaataatctgcaaatggggtaagcaaaataatcttaatccacACTGAGaacaagattatatatcttatttttggttttgaaataagattattttgcttaccactggcagattatttagcttgttttaaggaaaaactcacttaattttaacttatttttcctgaaaacaagaaaataatttttacttgtcaagaaaattcttcttgatctaagaactttaagatattttgactagaaacaagacaaaaactctaagtaagaacagcatttttttggaGTTTGGTTCAAAAACATCTCTTCAAGCTGATAGTGTAAATGCAGTCAGAACAGGGAGCAGAAACTTCCTAGATGTTAATGGAGGCAGGAAAACTgctaaaagaaagaatgaaaCTAACAGTAATGCTTTAGGTGTTCAGGCGCCTCATATATAAAACTTTAcatagatttcatcctaaaagccTATGTAGGCACAAAAGCTAGATTTTTAGAGGaaaaaatccctttataaatcccaatCAGTGTAAGATTGTgtgtacgtgcatctccacccccgtctcctccccgaaatcaccttATATGGAGCTTACAATGCCTACTTTTACTATGCATATCCTCATCTGCATATGATTTACATATGCATATTCATCCACGTGATACCGTGTttaaaggtacaagacattagGAAAATATGAGATATGGATGTGCCTATTCAGTGGCCTACTTTTGccttgtttttgaatgaataaatcagaataatataaaatacatttcagaGAAAgtttttcggtaacactttattttaattgtccagagtaatgcattagttaagcttTAATTAATGATGAACTTGTTCTcaattaagcattagttaagcatgaacatactagtaattaatgattaactttaCATTAAAGGGTCAGTATTATGCATTAGTTAAGTGTAAATAAATTAGCAATTACTTATTAACTTGTTTACAATTATGCATTAGTAAATCACAAActagtaattaattattaactCAACATATAACAAGGGCTTATTAGCCattatttacagtttatttagacatttgtctaaataaatgaaaaataagctattaattaatgattaactgaaTGTACAGTAAGTGACTTTTTAGCCATTATGTACCACCCAATTAGCCATATATTATTTATGTGTAgtgatgtaattatatttctGATTCACCATCTATTAAGTTAACTGAACAATAAGCtagtaaatatgtttaattaGTGTTAGTTTAGCAGTTATAAATTGCTAATAGTGTAATAAAGGCAATTTGACCCACTATTCTAAAATTAGAGACCGTTTAAACAAGCGAACTTCAGAGAAAACTGCAGCTTTAGTCAAACCTTAATTGTAGCTATGCTGCAAAGGTAGAAGCTCatcattttctttcatttcttcaaTGTTTTGCTTTGTTGAAATAGGCATCAATGAATTGCACCTTTTTGCGAATTCAAGGAGCGTTTCCttgttagatttttttatttcctgGTAAAAACCAGGATCTGCAACTGAAGCCGTTGAAGCAATGGTTCCCCTGTCCACGCCATGCCGGTGGAAGGCTGTAAGCATTTTAACTTTTTTGAATGTCTTCAGCACTTCCTTGTATTGTCTGGCCACTTCCGCTGGCTTTCTGGCTGAAAAAAGTCAATGgactaaataaacatttaataagaAAAGGCAATAAAACTTTCAAGACACCAAAATGGAGTTTTCAGTTCCTTCCTAAATTAATCTCTGGCTACTCACTGTAGAATTAAACTACCAAAATCTTACACAATATGAGTAATTTAATGTGAGCTGATCAAAATACTTCTTTTGTGTGGGTATTTGAATGGAGATTACAGGTTTTTattgattaatcatgcagctcaACTTACACACTATGATATAGTAAGAAAAGGAACTCATACTTTAGCAAAACAGCAATTTGATGCTAATGCTGATGTTTATGTggacaaaacattaaattctgatgcttgtaatataaattaatataataattaattaattactgaATTAATAAATAAGTAACTAATCTACAAGCTTCTCATACTTCATACTTGCTTacttttgtttttcctacaccttccctattaaaCCAATGGAAAAAACGGAATTCACGTTCGTTCTGGGTCCGTGTaagttttgatagtttgttttccaatttgaaatgaaacacgcagaaacgagaaaacggtcgtttcccgttttttcgtttgttaaaaaaaacggaaaaaagagattttgactcgattttcgttttttcgggtcacaGATAGAAATGGAAagacgacttcaaaactcgttttccacatgtgggcggtcattacacgcccctttcagccgattggtcaatcaaatctgagccagtgacatCATCTtcagatgtcataaatcggctttcttctgtgcaacttaacgcgtatttcacagaaatatttatttcagaaatgttaatcagcacacagactgttgtaatgctgtttgtagtttaatatgcatAGTGAAACTGCGCTACACACACGGAGGAGTGGATGAGAAGCAcagattatattttattatattttattttatttatgtttttattttattctattttgaataaatagattaaatcacaataaataagtagtgtaagcaattttgaaaaacgaacaatagctcatctctctttatttattttatatagcctaacattgcctgctgaatataggctaatgttaataaccctttggttaaaagattgagggaatatgtaaagatcaaacattaaagatcaaaattacagctacatagctattttagttatgacaaaaataatatataaatgttaacgTATTCCtttaaagctgaactgaaacagaaaccggcgTTATAACCTAGGctacctctctaatttgacacaaatccaaatgtttcaatattcacaatttggaggctaaactatatttattatttaaacgcttttattgtagcctacacagactacttaaaatgagcagtataactttttatatatttggttgaatgtatgttattttgacagttacaggctgtgatgtcaagttactaaaactgatgttgtgcatgaggcgccgacgcgttcacttgaattttcttataaaagcggaaaca includes the following:
- the LOC125248092 gene encoding gastrula zinc finger protein XlCGF32.1-like, with product MEVKEESEELSEVEEKHHDKPGEKPLSRSKTFTCTQCGKSLARKTNLKHHMLIHTGEKPFTCVQCGKGFIKKYHLDVHVRVHTGEKPFTCDECGKSFTQSSQLQYHMRVHTGERPFSCDPCGKSFTRSELLKGHMSIHTGERPFTCDQCSKTFPLASALHKHMKVHTDVKPHSCFVCGKRFLTRIHVLCVERDF